A stretch of DNA from Solenopsis invicta isolate M01_SB chromosome 5, UNIL_Sinv_3.0, whole genome shotgun sequence:
CGCTCCAGCAGAAGCAACACGAGAGCACGGCCACGGCACGTGGGCAAATTCCTACGACCAGCGCGCGCACCGGTAGCCGGAATTCGAGCGCGGATACCAGGAACCGATCGGCTCATTCTCAGAAGAGATATGGCGCACGACGGTATCCTCGCCGAGATCGCCGAGCTGCTAGGCGAAGCGCCGGAGCCGTACGACCCGGCCCGGCCCGAAATAGAACGGCCGCCGAAACCGAGACCACCCCCGGACCGAGGCGATACCGCCGCTACTCGTCCGAGCCAGTCGACACCACCGAGCAGTGCAGGCAGATCGGCCCCGATACCGTGGCTCAGAGGGCCTCCACCGCCGGTCCCCCAGGTCATCGTGCCGCGGGGACACCGACCGCAACCGACGCTCGAACCCGACCGGGTCATGGGACCCGAGCCGCCGCCACCGATCACCGTAGAGGTCACTCCCGGCACCGTCGTGGACGTACCGTACTTTGCGGTCCACGTCAGCCGCGCCTATACCGCGCGGGTAAGGGACCGCCGCTGGAGGTTGCGGTTCGACCGAACAGGACGCCTCCGCTCCAGCAAAGAAATACGGCCGCCACCAAAGGACCCGAAAGATGAATTTGGCCTCTGAATTCAGGCCTACTCAAAGGGGGGGgtggtgtaacaaaccgcctttccgctcccccctcggaccgtccatcgttccaggctgtccggccgaacaaccgccggacagcagaaacacggcgcatagcgccgaaaatatactctaacaccggcgtagcgcgcgttgacgcatccgcacgtgcgatctgcgtggcagatctccgcgcgcacgcgctcgaccggagtggcgaccgccggaccgatctcgagcggcagggagacccccaccgattccgtaccgttccgtacccccgcaccgtccctgctctcgagattcgggtatataagcgccgccgctccgagagtcgagcggtcttcttctccgtccactctcCGATCCAGAAGAAGCCCAACCTAGCGCTCACTTGGGAGTTAagagccttagcttccgccaagcaGTCTTGGCAAAGAGCGATTCCGATAATCCCGATACCGCCGATAAAAACGGGCTCAAgtacatcttgggctccaccaggagatcctggtcggcgattcccgatccgccgtccttactacggtatcgactcacggcctggggtgtggagttccgcgcctctaccaagggctcttggcgtgagtcgatcaccaccgccgaacatcgcggtattaaccgctcgcgACGGGAATCCCCGCTCCGCGTACACTCGCACCGAGCGCGCGTCACTTACGGCCGTGGCCCcggccttcagcaaggccacggtctgcgcgcgtcaacaccggCTCCGAGTTCCcggaaaactcgaggccggaattccgcgaactcAGCCGCGACAATAGCGCGATCCGGACaattgtaaataccgttcgttacgtccgcgcgctccgttttctcgtccgtccgtccgcgcgtagcccTTAAGTTTTGTTgggtccgtccgagcgtcaccgtcatccgtccgtccgcgcgtcgtggccaagCCACTCCACCTGTATATAGTCAGTACGTAATAAACGCACTATTGTATTTACCACCTAAAGCAATAcacgtctagttctcttggcgacctccctccgcgtcctggtccgtccgcagtcacgcaccgccccgtgcgcggaaaaagacgggtcgttacaaTCTATTTCTTTCTTCTGTGAAATTTGTAATTCCTCATtctgtattaatttaaagttttttattatatctagcCCAATGATGAAATCCTGAAAGTTTTCTTCTTCAACTATGTACACGTCCGTTTCTTTTTCAATatcaaatatctttattttaattgtaattaatcctTTTGTTGTTCCCACACCATTAACCGatttcaagtatattttatttacatcatttttttttcttttattttaattagtctTGAATTTATAAGTGATACCTGAGATCCTGGATCATATGTTCCTTGAATTTCTAGCTTATCTTCTAATAATAGCTTGACCTTGATTAATGGTGtgtttattcgttttttttctcggtgttcAACTCTACATCAATGACTGAGCTGTTACCTACTAAACTTGTTGTGTTGGTGTGTTTTCCTTCTTCTCTTGTTTTGAACCAGCATTTTTCTGCGGGGTGGTATCTAGTGCCTTTGTTTAAATTTTCGCATGTTTTGCACGGTCTTTTTTCTtcacttttctttttgtatccAACCTCATTTTTGTGTagataagattttttatatattagattttcatatttcctaatttcattaaataaggAGGTTGAATCTTGGCATTGTTCTCTATCTattttgtttatgataaatTCTGGCAATCCAATTGCTATTAGGGTTGTCAATGTTTGtgaatctatatttttattcatgtccaacaatagtttttctttctttattgcaTAATCCGTAAGTGATCCTTCTTTATATCTAAATGATAAAGCATACTTCACCGTGCTCCATCCTTTATCCgcaaaagtttctaaaaatctATCTTTCCATTCATCCCATCCTGCCTGGACAGTTAACTTTGTTAATGTTGCAGAGTGCCAGTCTGAACAAGATTTATCTAAAAACAATCTTAGTATTTCGATTTTTGTTTCATCCTCTATAATATCAAATCTTGTACACTCTTTCTCAAATGTTTCTAGCCATTGTTTCGTATTCGAGTGCTTGCTGGTGAATTTTTCAATCATAAACTTTTCTGAAATttgttttaagttttttttttcttcctttctttgtgATGACTCTACaagtttttctaatatttttgttaaattatcctTTTGAGTTTTATCTTCTGATTTATCCTCGTctatttcttctaaatattggtTCTCAAACTGTAGATTCTGATCTTCATCTATATAGATCTTTTTTAAGTCTTCTGTCATTCTTATCCACACTTTTCTTTTTTGATGTCTTGTTTTCAGAGTGTTCTTTAGTTTATTGTAATTTTCTGTTTTCATTAATTCCTTATGATAGCCTATATGTCTAAACTCTGCCGGTAGAACGTACCTTTTCCCTTCTTCTGTACTAATTGAGGTTATggcaattatatttgttttctcaTCCTTGGATGATGCGGTTACTGCAAATTCGAATTGTAGTTTTTCCATCTCGACTGAAATTGTCGTTTTATAAGTTAACTATCTTATAGGTTGTTCCCTGATAATAATTGACACAATGTGTTTCTCTGtaaacaaagtttgaaatttattcacgatttagagttatttacaatatttacacgcTTACCTGTAAACAAAGAAACGACAATTAAAGCCTATTATTATCCCTTCTTTATTTACTGGCTTGATCCTCAGTCTTATACACTCTATCTTTTCTGTACAGCAAAGTTTAATCTTTCCTTCCTGATTCTTCCTTGTGTACATGTGCTCGATCCTTTTGATCCTTTTATCTCCTATCACTCTCTTCCTCTCTATCGGTAATCAATCAATGTAGTTCTTGTAGTACTTGTTCCATCTAGCGGGGTCGGTTCACACGGTGCGCCGAGTATGAGGAGCGCGGCTCATTCGAATTGAAGGAAATACATTTtccttacatatatatatatatatatatatatatatatatatacatatatacacacacatagatttatatagatggcgagatatttatatgatatatttgattgtgagagttaatatgcatatttatttatgtgtaagtacaaaaacaattacaaatgaatttattcgtcgtcttgctctgtaattttgcacactttcgggtcataataattacaaaaacaagtaataaaattcacagctagttttaagaatgtcttttatgtcttttatgtcttttatgtcttttatgcattattgaaaaaaaaatgtgcttgcgaaaaaattggatttataaaatgttcgtggtgtaaatcagttttatgttttacttgtttttatgattattatcacccgaaagtgtgcaaaattacagagcaagacgacgaataaattcatttgtaattgtttttgtacttacacataaataaatatgcatattaactctcacaatcaaatatatcatataaatatctcgccatccatataaatctatgtgtgtgtatatatatatatatatatatatatatatataaatgtatataaagtaaactaacaaaagttcgaatgcagagaagattttttgcgtattattatatctatatctgtgtattatttattatatattttattatatatatatatatatatatatatatatatatatatatatatatatattgtaacaataagagtactgggtaaaagaaaaaaaaaaaaacttgtggactcgaacccgcgacggccgcgacctgcaaaactataggcgctcgcgctgtccgccacaccacgctgctacttgccaaactccttcaatgttacggtattaaagctatatggtgaaattcaaacaacgatttcacgtcaacggttgagtagtgcatcgtctccgtttagcatttagtacttctatactaatactacataactgtaaagtttcatcaaaatcggtgacccgttgtgtgtggtgcccttgtcaGCCCATCCACTGGGAAAAGATTAAATACCGAGTACAAGGTATTAACAaatggtccttcgagccggattacATATACACGGCACGCAGCTAGAAAAGGTACGGCACGTGTTTTTCGTTATAAAGGGCAGAACGTATCGGGATAGATTACACggaataatttaaagatataagcGGCCAAAGCTTACAGACAAGTGTGTCCATACGTTCCTTGCGGTAAGAAACATCTGCTTAAGGTAACAGTGCATAATCTCGTAaagcataaaaatatatctttcgttttttgtctctctctctctcttccctttgCACTGCGTCACGCCCATATCCCGCGCGCTCAACTTGGTAGTTGCGAGGTCGTATTTCTTATTAACCTATAAATTCAACGATCGTCTCAAGTTGCTAGTACACATATTCTCATTTTTGCAAAATGGAAGAGCAAATTCTAATTAAGAAGAGAAGCCATATAAAGGCCGAATTAACCAGGTTCATTAACTTTCTAAATGAATGTAGCAACaatgaagaaaaaaagcaaGAAACAGCAACGCGATTAGGAAATATTGAAACATTATGGAGGGAATTTGACGCTGTGCAAACAGAATTAGAGGATAATAAAGAGACGGAGCTTCAGAGTGGAGAACGTGACtcttttgaaaacaaattttatcaagCCGTTACTAgagcaaaaaatataatctccGCGTCACGGATAGATATTGCGCAACCGGAACAAAGAATTGCAAATCAGCCTATTAACATAATACAACCAATTAAAATGCGCTTGCCTACCATCGACATCCCCAAATTCGATGGCGGATGGGAAAAATGGCTGCCATTTCGCGATACGTTTATCTCTATGGTGCATGAGAATGCAATGCTTTCTGCAATTGATAAATTGCATTATCTGAGATGGTCATTAATTGGGGATGCATATAAACTCGTAGAGTCATTAGAAGTATCaggtaataactaccaaataGCATGGGATATTATCAACAAAAGATACAAGGGCAATAAAACAATCATTCAACATCAGGTACATcacatacataattaattttccatCTCTCACAAAGGAGTCACATTCTTCGCTTAGGCAATTAGTTGATGCCATACAACAGCATATACGCACTTTAAAACGTTTGGAACAACTAACAGAAACCTGGGACACTCTCCTTATACAGCTCCTTATTCCGAAAGTAGATAACAATACAAGAAGGGAGTGGGAATCAGAGAGAGCGGACAAGGAAGCGCTCCCCACCTGAAggaatttattacatttttggaAACCAAATGTTCTTTCTTGGAGGCATTAACGCGTACTAATTCGTTAAGTATATCAAAAAATGTACAAGGACATTCAAAACAGCAGGCAGCTAAGCACATTAGTCCGGTACAAGCTCATGCTGGTACAGAAACAACAACGTGTCCAGTATGTCAAAACAGCCACAAAATATTTGAATGCTTGATATTTCGCAATATGTCAGCACAAGCTCGCCTTGAAAGGGTCAAGAGCAACAAACTATGTTACAATTGTTAAAAACAATTTCACGGAAGAAATTGTACTCACGGTTCTTGCAGAAAGTGTGGCAAACGCCACAACGCGTTGCTACACATAGAGCAAGCTGCTGATTCGAATGTCACCTCATCAAAAAATGAAAAGGATAGTATAAGCAAGCATAGCGTTCCAAATTCAACGGAATCGAATAGTAACTGCGATGTAGCTGACAAGAATATAGTTCAAAGCGCGAGCAACTCTTTATCTGCGTATCATATGAGAGGCTCACTTTTACGCGTCTTGTTGTCGACAGCCGTAGTTCACATGCGCGATCAATCTGGAAAATTACATGAATGTAGAGCCTTATTAGACTCAGGATCACAACCTAACTTTATGTCACGGGAGTTGTGCGGGCGTCTGGGCTTGCCTTTACAGAGCACAGTCATCAAAATTGAAGGACTTAACGATGCTACATCCGCTTCTCAGCATAAAACTACCGCTACGATATATTCCAGGTTCAACAAATATCAAGAGACATTATCATTCTTAATTCTGGACAAGGTCACTAACGCCATGCCAGCAACGCAGATAGATGTCAACTATTTTCAAATTCCATCAAATATCAAATTGACAGATCCTGCTTTTTACCTACCTGGAAAAATCGATTTACTCCTGAGCTCAGAGGTATTCTGGAGTTTGCTATGCGTGGGCCAGATACGATTAGATAGGTCGAGGCCcatatttcaaaaaacgaaGCTCGGGTGGATAATATCGGGTACGGCCAGCGTCGTTTCTCAGCCGCAGTCCCAGCTACAATGTCATTTGGCACAACAAGAGGTACAAAAGCAACTGGAAAAATTTTGGCGTCTTGAAGAGCTACACACGAAGAAACACTTAACCTCCGAAGAACAGAAATGCGAGGAGCAATTCAGCAGAACACACTCTCGCTTGAGTGACGGAAGATTCATAGTTCAACTCTCCTTGAAGGATAATTACACGCAACTAGGCAGTTCCTATGACAATGCCAAACATCGACTAGGTACTATGGAAAGAAAGCTAGCAAGGCAACCTGAATTAAAATTACAGTACGACGCATTCATGAAAGAATATTTAGAACTTGATCACATGAGACCTATCTCGAGCTCAACGGACAACGTTTTGGAGACTAAAGGCAGCGGTGTAACATACTGCCTACCGCATCATGCGGTCATCAAGGTCGACAGTGAAACTACACGTCTACGAATAGTCTTCGACGCATCGGCGAAGACGAGCTCAGGGCTTTCCCTTAACGATGTACAAATGACAGGTCCTACAATACAACAAGATCTGTTTAGCATACTAATGCGATTTCGTCAATACGTATACGCACTCGTCGCTGACGTGTCTAAAATGTATCGCCAGGTCAGAGTACAGCAAGACCAGTGCAGATTGCAACGCATCTTATGGCGATTCAAGCCAGAAGAGGAAATACAAACATATGAGCTCCAAACAGTCACTTATGGAGAGGCTTGTTCTGCTTTTTTGGCCATTCGCGCTCTTCATCAGACGGCCCTAGACATGCAGCATAAATTTCCAAGGGCCTCAGAAATCATCCTGCGTGATTTTTATGTGGATGACCTATTAACAAGAGACAACGACGTTAACAACTTATTGCAATCGAAAGAACAAATAGTTACCGTACTGCAAACCGCCAAATTTGAGCTCCATAAATGGAAGTCGAACCATGTTGCACTAATGGGCGTAGAGCAAAATAAAACAGCGGTACAATTGGGCGAAGGCACAAAAATTCTCGGTCAGTTGTGGGATATCCAACATGATGTATTCCGCTACACCGTAGGAACATTCAGAGAACCGCATAGGCCAACGAAAAGACAAATATTATCCTGCATCTCTCAAATATTTGATCCTCTTGGCCTCTTGGGCCCTGTCATCATCAAGGCCAAGGTGATAATGCAGCAACTATGGCAATTGCAATTGAATTGGGACGAGTCGCTGCCAGCTCAACTTTACACACAATGGAGCCGATGGTATTCCAAAATCTCACAGCTTAATTACTTACAGATACCTAGGCGCATCCTATGCAACGAGCCCATGGAAATAGAGCTGCACGGATTTTGTGACGCTTCCGAGCGAGCATACGGTGCCTGCATCTACGTCAGGAGCACCGATCCAATGCAACGTCATCACGTCCAGTTACTCTGCGCTAAGTCACGCGTAGCACCACTAAAAACCATAACGATACCAAGACTGGAGCTTTGCGGAGTCTTGCTGCTGTCTCAGCTGTATCAGCGGGCAAGCGAGTCGCTGAGTCTATCCTTTAACCGCATTCATTTTTGGTGCGATTCCACTATAGCACTGTCCTGGATCGCGGGAAATTCGAGCAGATGGTCCACGTTCGTCGCAAATCGCACGGTAAAAATCCAAAGGTTGTCAGCGAGAGGAGAATGGCACCACGTACCCTCGGAATTAAACCCGGCAGACATACTCTCGCGAGGAATTGAGCCAGACGAAATTCGAGATAACAACTTATGGTGGAACGGACCTTTCTTTACGAAGACTACAGCAAAATGTTGGATAACTCTCCCGAGATATCGCAAATTGAAGAACTTCCCGAGGTGAGAAAACGCATTGTCGCTTTAAGTGCTACAgcggaagaaaaattaaatattatagacAGATCCTCATCTTTAAGAAGGCTCAGGCACACGGTTGCTTACTGTATACGCTTCATATACAACGCTAGACAAAATGCAAAGGGTCCCAAGGGTAAACGCGAAGGATCCTTGCAGGTGGAAGAGCATGCGAGTCCTTATCGCTATAGCACAGAAGGAAGAGTGCGCTGACGAAATTTGTCAACTTTCGCAAAATTTAAGGGTATCCTCCAGCAGTAAAATGTTGTCTCTTCATCCATTTTTGGATTCTAGCGGGCTATTGCGGGTTGGAGGACGAATACAGGAATCTTAAGTAGACTATGATCAGAAGCACCCTATAATTTTACCAAAGAAACATCATCTCACTCATTTAATTATCATGGAGGAGCACTTGAAAAACCTGCACGCGGGAGTGCAATCCCTACTGGCCATTGTACGCACTCGCTACTGGCCCATATCTGGAAAGAACAccttgaaaaaaattctgcacAAATGCATTGTCTGTTGTCGGGCTCGCGCAGCTCCCGTCAGGCAGTTAATGGGAAATCTACCCGCTTCGCGTGTTTCACCTTCACCCCCCTTTTACAAAACTGGAATAGATTTGGCGGGgccatttaatataaaaatcagtcGTAACAAGACGGGTAAGGCCTATTTATGCGTCTTTGTGTGTTTCGCCACTAAGGCTCTTCATTTAGAAATCGTCACAGATTTAAGTACAGCTGCATTTTTAAACGCGTTGAAACGATTCATAGCGAGGCGCGACAAATGTTACAGCTTGTATTCCGATAACGGAATGAACTTTGTAGGAGCCAATAACGCTTTAAAGGACATGTATCAATTAGTAAATGCAAGTGATGTAAAAATTCGCGACTACTTAGCAGAACAATCCATAAAATGGAACTTTATCCCCCCGCAATCGCCTCACATGGGAGGTTTGTGGGAATCGGCGGTCAAGGCCTGTAAAAATCATTTAACTAAAGTCGTTGGTTCTACTTCACTAACCTTTAAGGAACTAACTACCGTTACAGCACAAGTTGAGGCAATATTAAATTCCAGACCTTTAACGCCTCTATCAGCGGATCCTAGCGATCTTAATGCCCTAACCCCAGGCCACTTTCTGATAGGTCGTCCACTTGTTTCTATTAGTGAGATTAATCTCACAGATGTCAATGTAAATCGTCTAAATCGGTATCAACTCTTAGAGCAAATTAAGCAGAATTTTTGGAAGAGATGGTCGCTTGAATATTTAACTCAGCTGCAACAGAGGAACAAGTGGAAGAAGGTTCACGACACGATAAAGGAGGGTACCATAGTAGTTTTGCGAGAGCTAAACATTCCTCCCATGAATTGGCGATTGGGAAGGGTAGTAAAGATACATCAGGGCAAGGACGGTCTCATTAGGGTCGTCGATGTGAAAACAAGTACGGGCATATACCAAAAACCTTTGACTAAGATTTGCATGTTACCAATAGAAGTTTAAGTTGTTTTCAAAGCAGGGGCTTTCAAGGGCGGCGGTATTGTTTAGCAATAAGTCACATTTCAAGATTCTGTTATATTTGCGTTAATCGTTTTAAGTTCTATTACCGTCGTTAATGTGAGCAAGTGCAGGTGTATGCTTTGATTCAAATTTGCGCGCTAAATAAATGTCACTGCCTTCACGCGTGGCAACAGTGCGAGCATCGAGCGGCGCCACTAGGCGATGGGAAAAACGGCGAATCCCCTCTCGACCTCGGGGGACTCGATCTCCTTCTTCTAAAAAGGAACATGGCGAAAGGAAGCGTTTGTAAGCGTTCTTCTCTGTAAAGGTCCAAAATTTCCATATAGGGACAATAAAGCATTTGTTCAACACAACACGGATAGGTATTTCTCAGCCCATCCACTGGGAAAAGATTAAATACCGAGCACAAGGTATTAACAAACGCCATAAAACTCCTTCGCGTTATCAAGAGGGTGATTTCGTCATGATTAGAGATACCACTCTCAAACCTGGTGAAGACCGTAAATTGAAACCATCTTACAAAGGTTAAGGTTAGGTACTTAGTACTCAAGTTTCTCAACAAGAACAGATATGTAATCCAAAACATTCCTGGTTTAACGGCCAGATCTTTTCTCACACTATTCTGTCACCAGACCGAATTAAACCATGGGTTAAACCCCTAACTTAAAAGTCATATTCATATAACCAAACTGGGCGCAATTGCCGCCTCAATTATTCTTGAtctctttcattatttttaattcttcgtttccgataattttaagtacatttaagttattatataattttacataaatcttgtattataatttttgttcctGCTAGTTTAAGCACATTCGTTAGTTTaagtttatcaactttaatCTTATTCATTGGGTTCACACCCAATACCATTCCTTGTTTTATAATCAATACCAAAGTTCTTGtgataatttataaagttaagAAGAAGCAACGCTATTCTGCAGAAAGTCAATATTTTCGGTtggttttcattttttttattttacgctagCTTTAATGTTCGGTACgaaccatggtggaagtagacatggtgtgcgcagtttgcaagcgtctctctctaattctttgccctctcactTATTTTTTGACCGTAAGTCCCCATGtgtaccaaccttgtttaactccgtaaagttgttacaactgaatgtgtttgtcttcgttgcacgcacatCATCGGTCTCTTTTTATCGTATACGTGAATGCTCGTATGGTTTATAACCTCTAAAATGTAAAAGCAGTGCAACAACGAGTGCAGAAATGGGTTCGGAGTCATCAAAaggtatgtataattattatatatttaattatatatatttattacaattttgttttatgtcaacaaaatgttaacataaatcattattgtaaaaatcatgttaagtaatattacacatatatgtacatgtataattaaatttttatgtgtaactataacttaattgttaaaattatattttataatttatgcatatattttttcagaacAAAAATCCTTAGATGCGCTGGAGGAGACCTCGAATAAATCTAGCAAGGAGGAGGCCTGTAAAGACCAACTGGAAAGCactgaaaaatattatgatGCCGAGGAAAggtattgtatatattgtatattataatgaaCATAAGTAGGCTCATGTACACACATCACATTTTAAttctaagactcaacttgtaaaattaaacgtataacaggcattaaaatcatttttatatcttcattaaatcatttgatacttgtttcaaacgtcaattcatccaacatatacattacattaacgcaagagttaaaaaattatgacttggAGGTAGATTTGACAAAGTTAATTAGATCGAATGCGCATTAttcaatctatttttatcttcctACCTTCCTCCATTGCGCATTTTACTTCTCTCAGACAAAATGTGCTTCGCTTTCTCATATCTACCTccaagtcattattttttaactctcacgttaatgtaatgtatatgttggatgaattgacgtttgcaacaagtatcaaatgattgaatgaagatataaaaatgattgtaatgCCTGTTGTACGTTTCATTTTACAAGTTAGGTTTTAGAGACCTGTATGCTGCATGTTTTCTTTGGTTTTCGAAATTTGtaactggattaattaataagtaaggtaaatacattttgaatcttatttattaaagttaatattgtTAAGTGTAACTTTTGCAATATATATAGAGTGCGctgaactagttaaaataatacatggtattaaatatgctcgctgtgttataaaatttatgttaattgtaatttaataaaatgtgtgttcATCTCGCTGCGTTGCCTGATATTGAATAATGTAAAAGGTATTCTCTCTTaagattaataattcattttttaacacagcgagcatctttaatatcatgtattattttataactagttCAGCGAActgtatatacattgtaaaagttacacatAACTGtattaactataattaataggattcaaaatgtaatcTTACCTTACTTACTAATTAATCcagttaaaaatttctgaaaccagaaagaACACGCAGCAGTAGAAGTATGTacaactcattttttttttaacttattttgtactgatatcttACGTTGTGTAGTGTTAAGcaagcaataaattttttttgtaaaagtcaTGATTTGAACATACAAGTAAGACAGTAaagactaaataaatatatatttatatataaataaatatttgtattttttcttaaatatttatatatatacatatatatataataaagatataaataaatatatatatatatatatttatttatttatatctttattaattctttacaaTCTCGTAAGTTCAAATCCTTTTTTCACACACATTCTAAAACAttcatctatattttttaattcttcattataacttttttagactaaatgaaaaagaaaatagcaaTCCAAATGAGGACAAACAAAAAACCAGAGGTGGGGTGCAACGTCTCGAACGAGACGAAAagtaagaatatatattttttaacagtacatttttttaactgtatgcgtgtgtgtgtgtgtgtgtgtgtacatttgAACTAAATGTAGACAAATTTGttcgtttattatttgttttatttgttacagATACAGATGGTCCATAAGgcgcaaaataatttaaaaaaaaaaagaaagaaaggaaaaaggagTAGGTGGATTGAGAGGAGGAAAAGGatggagaggaggaagaggaggaagaggacgcagaggaggaagaggatggagaggaggaagaggaaggagCGGAGAAAGAGGATGGAGAGGTCCTCCTCCTAGTGAGGATGGAAAGTTCCCTCTTTCTAGAGGGAGGGCTCCCACCACTTgtcattacaattattattattgttaagaaataataaattttaatattttctcatatatccatattttattatagatccatattttataaataagaaatttatagaTAAGTTACAATCATTCATGCTCACgcgtaataattacaaattaaaagatGATCTAAGTCAAAATTATATACAGTCGCACACCAATGACGAACAAGCTTTTTATAACTGTATACAAATTTg
This window harbors:
- the LOC105205107 gene encoding uncharacterized protein LOC105205107, which produces MEEQILIKKRSHIKAELTRFINFLNECSNNEEKKQETATRLGNIETLWREFDAVQTELEDNKETELQSGERDSFENKFYQAVTRAKNIISASRIDIAQPEQRIANQPINIIQPIKMRLPTIDIPKFDGGWEKWLPFRDTFISMVHENAMLSAIDKLHYLRWSLIGDAYKLVESLEVSGNNYQIAWDIINKRYKGNKTIIQHQALTRTNSLSISKNVQGHSKQQAAKHISPVQAHAGTETTTCPVCQNSHKIFECLIFRNIKCGKRHNALLHIEQAADSNVTSSKNEKDSISKHSVPNSTESNSNCDVADKNIVQSASNSLSAYHMRGSLLRVLLSTAVVHMRDQSGKLHECRALLDSGSQPNFMSRELCGRLGLPLQSTVIKIEGLNDATSASQHKTTATIYSRFNKYQETLSFLILDKVTNAMPATQIDVNYFQIPSNIKLTDPAFYLPGKIDLLLSSEVFWSLLCVGQIRLDRSRPIFQKTKLGWIISGTASVVSQPQSQLQCHLAQQEVQKQLEKFWRLEELHTKKHLTSEEQKCEEQFSRTHSRLSDGRFIVQLSLKDNYTQLGSSYDNAKHRLGTMERKLARQPELKLQYDAFMKEYLELDHMRPISSSTDNVLETKGSGVTYCLPHHAVIKVDSETTRLRIVFDASAKTSSGLSLNDVQMTGPTIQQDLFSILMRFRQYVYALVADVSKMYRQVRVQQDQCRLQRILWRFKPEEEIQTYELQTVTYGEACSAFLAIRALHQTALDMQHKFPRASEIILRDFYVDDLLTRDNDVNNLLQSKEQIVTVLQTAKFELHKWKSNHVALMGVEQNKTAVQLGEGTKILGQLWDIQHDVFRYTVGTFREPHRPTKRQILSCISQIFDPLGLLGPVIIKAKVIMQQLWQLQLNWDESLPAQLYTQWSRWYSKISQLNYLQIPRRILCNEPMEIELHGFCDASERAYGACIYVRSTDPMQRHHVQLLCAKSRVAPLKTITIPRLELCGVLLLSQLYQRASESLSLSFNRIHFWCDSTIALSWIAGNSSRWSTFVANRTVKIQRLSARGEWHHVPSELNPADILSRGIEPDEIRDNNLWWNGPFFTKTTAKCWITLPRYRKLKNFPRRLRHTVAYCIRFIYNARQNAKGPKGKREGSLQVEEHASPYRYSTEGRVR
- the LOC120357974 gene encoding uncharacterized protein LOC120357974; protein product: MEEHLKNLHAGVQSLLAIVRTRYWPISGKNTLKKILHKCIVCCRARAAPVRQLMGNLPASRVSPSPPFYKTGIDLAGPFNIKISRNKTGKAYLCVFVCFATKALHLEIVTDLSTAAFLNALKRFIARRDKCYSLYSDNGMNFVGANNALKDMYQLVNASDVKIRDYLAEQSIKWNFIPPQSPHMGGLWESAVKACKNHLTKVVGSTSLTFKELTTVTAQVEAILNSRPLTPLSADPSDLNALTPGHFLIGRPLVSISEINLTDVNVNRLNRYQLLEQIKQNFWKRWSLEYLTQLQQRNKWKKVHDTIKEGTIVVLRELNIPPMNWRLGRVVKIHQGKDGLIRVVDVKTSTGIYQKPLTKICMLPIEV